GGATAAGCCTTCAAACTCCAAATGCTATTTTCCAGCTTTTTCCCCACAGAAATATTTCTAGGTTCTACTACAGGAGTATTACCCGCGATTTTCAGGCAATTGATGGTTCCAGGGTTTGCTACTTCGTTGGCTGATTGCGCTTTCAGAGGTTGACTACCTACTAAACCAAGCATTACTTGAGACACTAAGTAGATAGCGGTAACTACAGTAGTAGGAGTTAGGGAGAAATTTGGCTTTCTTTTCATATAAATTCTTGACTACATTAACTTCATTTAGATTGTAGTCATACAGTCTGTCAAGAAGGGAATATCTTTCTCTAAATTTGCCTTAATGATACTTTTGTACTATAATACATTTGTTCTGATTTATCGGAGGCAAAGATGATGGCAGTCAAACCAATCCCTGAAGGTTATCACACGGTTACGCCTTACCTTTTTGTGCCATCTGCATTAACTTTCATCAAGTTTCTCACCCAGGCGTTTGCAGCCGAGGAAATTCGTCGGACTCTACACCCAGAAGGCTACATCATGAATGCTGAGGTGAGAATTGGCGATTCACTCATCATGGTTGGGGAAGCTAGAGGTGAATGTCCGCCAATGCCCAGTTCGATTTATCTTTATGTGGAAAATACCGACGCAACTTACAAACGGGCGCTTCAAGCAGGTGGTACTTCCATGATGGAGCCAACAGATGAATTTTGGGGCGATCGCCATGCCGCACTCAAAGATCCAAGCGGGAATTGTTGGATGATTGCGACTCATGTTGAAGATGTCTCATCGGCAGAAATAGAACAGCGCATTAAAACTTTGTTTGGGAGCAAAGAACCAGTGTAAGTGAGCATCTCTCGATCGATGAACTTTGAGAAGGAAAAATATGGCTACACAAATTTTCGTGAACCTACCCGTCAAACATCTCAATCGGTCTGTGGAGTTTTTTACCCAACTTGGCTTCAGTTTTAACGCCCAATTTACTGATGAGACAGCCACTTGCATGATCGTAGGAGAGAATATCTTCGTCATGTTATTGACTTATGACAAATTCAAGACTTTTACTCCCAAAGACATTTGTGATGCCACCAAAAGCACAGAAGTGCTGGTCTGTTTGTCGGCTGAGAGTCGAGAAGCAGTCGATGAAATGGTTAGAGGGGCGATCGCGGCTGGCGGTATCACCTATAATGAACCAATAGACCACGGGTTCATGTATGGACATGGATTTCAGGATTTAGATGGTCATATTTGGGAACTTGTCTACATGGAACCTAGCGCCATCAACTAAGGTCGATCGTGCCATGATACAATGCGCCACAAGCCCTTGAACCGCAATTCCCTAGAGGCTTTATGCTCATAACTCACCACTCGCTTTTCGCCTTAAAGCTTTTCTCGGTACTGGGGTGCGGACTGGTAGCCGGAATCTTTTTTGCCTTCTCATCTTTTGTGATGAGTGCCCTAACTCGACTCCAGCCAGCACAGGGAATTGCTGCCATGCAATCGATTAATATCACAGTCATCAACCCATTGTTTATGACGGTGTTTTTAGGAACGGCTGCGGCTTGTATCTTTCTGGCTATCTTCTCAGTGTTGAGGTGGCATCAACCGGATTCTGTCTACTTGCTGGTGGGCAGCTTGCTGTATCTCATCGGTGCATTAGGTGTGACTATCGCCTTTAATGTGCCGATGAACGAAGCGCTGGCGAAGGTCGATTCAGGTAGCCCTGACGGCGCGAATCTATGGGCTAGCTACCTGACCAACTGGACAGTCTGGAACCACATTCGGACAGTAGGGGCACTTGGGGCAGCAGCATTATTTACTAGCGCTCTGTGCCATTAATGGTATGAGGTAGTTAAATAGTTGTTTCTGCAACAAGAAACAAAGCGACTATGTTAGTCTCAATTGATAAAACTACACTATTTACTTTTTTGTTGTGGCTGTTATTAGCGGTTTTAATAGTATGGTTATGGCTACGAATCTGGTATTTTCGACTTGTATTTGATGCACGCAGTCAAATTTACCATCTAGAGGGTAAAACAGTACCAGGTTCTTTTCCTAGAATGTTACTAGGCAATCTAGTTGATGTTTATCGTTCCCGCAATCGTTTATCTGCATATCATTTATTTCACCAACAATTTGGGGAAATAGTCCAAATTTTCTGGATGTGGCGGCAGCAAATTTCTGTGACTAATTATCAGATGATCCGTCACATTCTCGTTGATAATCAAAAAAACTATGCTAAGTTTCCTCCTAATTCTCTAATTCAGCGTCTTTATGGCAATAGTGTTCTCACTAACAATGGGGACGAATGGAAACGTCATCGGTTGTTGCTCAATGAGGTTTTCTCCAAACAGCAAGTCGCCAGTTTTCACGAGATTTTTGTGGATTATTCGGAACAACTTGCTAATAAATGGAATGGATATATTAAGAAATCTGGAGAAAGTGCAGAAGTTAATATTTATCCACAACTGCTAGCTCTGTTCTTAGATATTGTGGCTAAAGTAGCTATCGGTCAGGATTTTGAAGCTTTGCAAGGTGAGGCTCATGAGTTTCTCCAGCATCTCAAGTATATTGTGCATCAAAGCACTCGACCCGTACACCAATTTACTAACTGGTGGAAATATCTTCCTTTGCCATCGAACCGTAAGCTTGAGCAAGCTTTTGTGGCGATAGACGATTTTCTCGACAGATTAATTCGTCAAAGAGCAGAAATGTTCGATCCAGACTCATCTAATGTGCTGGATTTATTACTACAGGCGAAAAATTCTCTGGAAACTGAGCTACAACCGTTAACAGATCGAGAGGTACGGGACAACTTACTGGCTATTATTATTAATGGACATGAAACTGTAGCCACTAGTGTGTCTATCAGCTTGTATCTTTTAGCTCAACATCCAGAGAAATTGGCTCGCGCTCAGGCTGAGGTAGACCAAATTATGGACAGAGAGCAGGGAAAATTAACAGAGGCTGGATTATCAGAACTCGATTATCTCAATAGCGTTGTCATCGAATCACTCCGCTTGTGCCCTCCAATGGCTGGATTGCAACGAATTAGTAGCGATCGCGATGTTTTAGAAGGCTGGTCGATTCCTGCTCTGCAAGTAGTAGGAATTACCTTAATGCCATTACACCAGAACCCCGAATACTTTGGCGAACAACCAGAGCAATTTCATCCCGAACGCTATCTTGATGATGAGGATGAGGCTAAAAATGCTCTAATAGACGTAGATAACGCCACACAATCGTTTAAACAATGTCCATTTAGCAGATTTGTTACCCCAGATCCTAAGTCTAACAGCAGGAGAACCAAGGCTAGCGTTTACTTCCCACTTACCTTCGGAGATGGTGCGAGAAAATGTCTAGGAGAACATTTTGCCATGTATGAAATGAAGGTGGCACTCTTCGTGTTGCTTTACTACTTCGACTTTCAGGTAGCACCTAATTTTGAAGCTGAATTGGAACTCGGAAAATTCGGATTGTTTCTGACAACTTTTCCTAAAGGAGGCGTTGAGATGGTTATTAGTCGCCGCGTTCATTGACTGGTAAGGCATTGCTGATTTGAAGTAT
Above is a genomic segment from Merismopedia glauca CCAP 1448/3 containing:
- a CDS encoding VOC family protein; the protein is MMAVKPIPEGYHTVTPYLFVPSALTFIKFLTQAFAAEEIRRTLHPEGYIMNAEVRIGDSLIMVGEARGECPPMPSSIYLYVENTDATYKRALQAGGTSMMEPTDEFWGDRHAALKDPSGNCWMIATHVEDVSSAEIEQRIKTLFGSKEPV
- a CDS encoding cytochrome P450: MLVSIDKTTLFTFLLWLLLAVLIVWLWLRIWYFRLVFDARSQIYHLEGKTVPGSFPRMLLGNLVDVYRSRNRLSAYHLFHQQFGEIVQIFWMWRQQISVTNYQMIRHILVDNQKNYAKFPPNSLIQRLYGNSVLTNNGDEWKRHRLLLNEVFSKQQVASFHEIFVDYSEQLANKWNGYIKKSGESAEVNIYPQLLALFLDIVAKVAIGQDFEALQGEAHEFLQHLKYIVHQSTRPVHQFTNWWKYLPLPSNRKLEQAFVAIDDFLDRLIRQRAEMFDPDSSNVLDLLLQAKNSLETELQPLTDREVRDNLLAIIINGHETVATSVSISLYLLAQHPEKLARAQAEVDQIMDREQGKLTEAGLSELDYLNSVVIESLRLCPPMAGLQRISSDRDVLEGWSIPALQVVGITLMPLHQNPEYFGEQPEQFHPERYLDDEDEAKNALIDVDNATQSFKQCPFSRFVTPDPKSNSRRTKASVYFPLTFGDGARKCLGEHFAMYEMKVALFVLLYYFDFQVAPNFEAELELGKFGLFLTTFPKGGVEMVISRRVH
- a CDS encoding anthrone oxygenase family protein, giving the protein MSALTRLQPAQGIAAMQSINITVINPLFMTVFLGTAAACIFLAIFSVLRWHQPDSVYLLVGSLLYLIGALGVTIAFNVPMNEALAKVDSGSPDGANLWASYLTNWTVWNHIRTVGALGAAALFTSALCH
- a CDS encoding VOC family protein, with protein sequence MATQIFVNLPVKHLNRSVEFFTQLGFSFNAQFTDETATCMIVGENIFVMLLTYDKFKTFTPKDICDATKSTEVLVCLSAESREAVDEMVRGAIAAGGITYNEPIDHGFMYGHGFQDLDGHIWELVYMEPSAIN